A single genomic interval of Treponema sp. J25 harbors:
- a CDS encoding extracellular solute-binding protein yields MKKALVFLFALVAATMAMASGSQQGTPPTGQDKKGSEPVIIRWAYWGSGVRIEISQKAIDLFQARNPGVKINPEVSGGTGDHFNKVDTQLAGGSGPDIIQMGGNINDYVKRGVLLPLDPYAGKILDVASLDPTAIESGTFNGKLYGISTGVNMPALVYNKSLIQRIGAPLPKTTMSFKEFREYLVTLKSKLPAGIYPMMDIGSMASNSTFFGYWLSYKQRPLYIAETNSTAVTADLAKEYLDFFKDLRDNGLVPPPDVAASFAESNADTSAIIAGKVAIGFLWSNQLGGYQAATKDELDLMEPPGAAETKALWQQPSQFYTVNLASRNPEWAVRFINFLVNDPDAARILGSNRGFPASSKARAAGFTDINDQKVIKYMSIAAAHSSKQKPNLPNDTEFNSTLYLIYQKVAFNQINTTEGGKQIYDLIIRLINK; encoded by the coding sequence ATGAAGAAGGCTCTGGTGTTTTTGTTCGCCCTTGTGGCTGCCACCATGGCTATGGCCTCGGGGTCTCAACAGGGTACCCCTCCCACAGGACAGGATAAAAAGGGAAGTGAACCGGTGATCATTCGCTGGGCGTATTGGGGAAGCGGGGTCCGGATCGAAATAAGCCAGAAGGCGATCGATCTGTTTCAGGCCCGGAATCCGGGGGTTAAGATAAACCCCGAAGTTTCTGGAGGAACGGGGGATCACTTCAATAAGGTGGATACCCAGCTTGCCGGTGGAAGCGGGCCGGACATCATCCAAATGGGGGGAAACATCAATGACTACGTAAAGCGAGGGGTTTTGTTGCCCCTCGATCCCTATGCAGGTAAGATTCTGGATGTGGCATCCCTAGACCCCACCGCCATTGAATCAGGAACTTTCAACGGCAAACTGTACGGTATTTCGACGGGGGTCAACATGCCCGCCTTAGTGTACAACAAATCCCTTATTCAGCGGATTGGGGCTCCCCTTCCCAAAACAACCATGTCTTTCAAGGAATTCCGGGAGTACCTTGTAACCCTGAAGTCGAAACTTCCTGCAGGAATTTATCCGATGATGGATATCGGTTCCATGGCATCCAACTCCACCTTCTTTGGCTACTGGTTAAGCTATAAACAACGCCCCCTGTATATTGCAGAAACCAATTCTACCGCCGTGACGGCGGATCTTGCCAAAGAATACCTGGACTTTTTCAAAGATCTTCGGGACAACGGACTTGTCCCTCCCCCCGACGTGGCAGCCAGTTTTGCGGAATCCAATGCGGACACCTCGGCTATTATTGCAGGTAAAGTGGCCATTGGTTTTTTGTGGTCTAACCAACTCGGCGGGTATCAGGCTGCTACCAAGGATGAGCTCGATTTAATGGAACCACCGGGGGCAGCAGAAACAAAGGCCCTCTGGCAACAACCCAGCCAATTCTATACGGTGAACCTGGCATCCCGTAACCCTGAATGGGCAGTTCGATTCATCAATTTCCTGGTAAACGATCCTGATGCAGCCCGTATTCTGGGAAGCAACCGGGGCTTCCCTGCTTCCTCAAAAGCCCGGGCCGCGGGGTTCACCGACATCAACGATCAAAAGGTTATCAAATATATGAGTATTGCCGCCGCCCACTCTTCGAAGCAGAAACCCAATCTCCCCAATGATACGGAATTTAACAGTACCCTCTACCTCATTTATCAGAAGGTTGCCTTTAACCAAATAAATACCACCGAAGGGGGAAAACAAATCTACGACCTGATTATTCGCCTTATCAATAAATAA
- a CDS encoding glycoside hydrolase family 43 protein — protein MGIGKDQEVKRAFEEGHGANYLLKKREAIQIRDPFVLPVQKQGRYYLFGTTDSDCWRGPGIGFDCYRGTDLEHWEGPIPAFRPSPDFWGKENFWAPEVHEWQGAFYMFASFKAPGYCRATQVLRSDTPEGPYYIHSPRPLTPETWECLDGTLYIDNAGTPWLVFCHEWVQTVDGEIWALRLRPDLREPVGEPVLLFRGSEAPWTRPHRRKDGSINPQSRVTDGPFLYTLSTGELVMLWSSFSDTGYAMGCAYSCKGIFGPWIHESAPLINVDGGHGMLFRSFQGGLYLTFHSPNKTPEERFCYVPVLEKNGKLQLMEAR, from the coding sequence ATGGGAATAGGGAAAGATCAGGAAGTAAAAAGAGCTTTTGAAGAGGGGCATGGCGCCAACTACTTACTAAAGAAGCGAGAGGCCATTCAAATTCGGGATCCCTTTGTTCTGCCGGTACAGAAACAGGGGAGATATTATCTTTTTGGCACCACTGACTCTGACTGTTGGCGAGGACCCGGCATTGGTTTTGATTGTTATCGAGGAACTGACCTGGAACACTGGGAAGGCCCTATTCCTGCCTTTCGGCCTTCCCCGGACTTTTGGGGCAAGGAAAATTTTTGGGCCCCCGAAGTCCATGAATGGCAGGGGGCCTTTTATATGTTTGCCAGTTTTAAAGCGCCGGGATATTGCCGGGCCACCCAGGTGCTCCGTTCTGATACTCCCGAAGGTCCCTACTATATTCATTCCCCCAGGCCCCTTACTCCAGAAACCTGGGAGTGCCTTGACGGAACTTTGTATATAGATAATGCGGGTACGCCCTGGCTTGTTTTTTGCCATGAATGGGTACAAACGGTGGATGGGGAAATTTGGGCCCTCCGCTTACGGCCGGACCTGCGGGAGCCCGTAGGAGAACCGGTATTACTTTTCCGGGGCTCTGAGGCTCCCTGGACAAGACCCCATAGGCGAAAGGATGGTTCGATAAATCCTCAAAGTCGCGTAACCGATGGGCCTTTCCTGTATACCCTGTCTACGGGAGAGCTGGTCATGCTGTGGTCCAGTTTTAGCGATACCGGCTATGCGATGGGCTGTGCCTATTCATGTAAGGGCATTTTTGGCCCCTGGATTCATGAATCGGCCCCCCTCATCAATGTTGATGGGGGGCATGGGATGCTCTTTCGATCTTTCCAAGGTGGCCTGTATCTTACCTTTCATAGCCCTAATAAGACGCCGGAAGAACGATTTTGCTATGTGCCGGTCCTGGAAAAGAACGGAAAACTGCAGCTTATGGAGGCCCGCTAA
- a CDS encoding sodium/proton-translocating pyrophosphatase, protein MGGIVVLAVVGAFALAATNYYAVKRKEAGTALMQEIAGAIQEGADAFIRHEYKVIGSIAIFIAVILGILVSWYTGVAFLLGALMSGSAGWIGMKIATLANVRVANTARETRNMGKTLKVAFQGGSVMGLSVGGFALLGLGIVYVVFGELLGQISQDGMVVITNWLGINFIPFTMTVSGYALGCSIIAMFDRVGGGIYTKAADMGADLVGKTEPVSRKTTPETPLPLRIMWGIMWEMWPV, encoded by the coding sequence ATGGGTGGAATCGTGGTACTTGCAGTAGTAGGAGCCTTTGCATTGGCCGCTACCAATTACTATGCGGTCAAGCGAAAAGAAGCAGGAACGGCCCTTATGCAAGAGATAGCGGGGGCTATTCAGGAAGGGGCTGATGCCTTTATTCGCCATGAATACAAAGTTATCGGTTCTATCGCTATTTTTATAGCGGTAATTCTGGGAATACTGGTGTCCTGGTACACCGGCGTAGCCTTTCTTCTCGGAGCCCTTATGAGTGGGTCCGCCGGTTGGATAGGAATGAAAATTGCCACCCTTGCCAACGTACGGGTTGCCAATACCGCCCGGGAAACCAGAAACATGGGGAAAACCCTCAAGGTGGCCTTCCAGGGAGGGAGCGTCATGGGGCTCTCCGTGGGAGGTTTTGCCCTCCTGGGACTTGGTATAGTGTATGTTGTATTTGGAGAACTTCTGGGGCAAATTTCACAGGATGGCATGGTGGTTATAACCAACTGGCTCGGCATCAATTTTATACCCTTCACTATGACCGTTTCAGGGTATGCCCTGGGGTGTTCCATCATTGCAATGTTCGATAGGGTTGGAGGCGGTATCTATACCAAAGCCGCCGATATGGGAGCCGATCTCGTAGGTAAAACAGAACCCGTATCCCGGAAGACGACCCCCGAAACCCCGCTACCATTGCGGATAATGTGGGGGATAATGTGGGAGATGTGGCCGGTTTAG
- a CDS encoding MBL fold metallo-hydrolase: MNKKHTQIFFAISLLLCIIGAGGVFAMEGAGTLERDEFATPVGKVQLISVGHATLALQVGNLKIHIDPQTRYTDYSKWEKADIILITHEHADHLDMKAIQMLSGPTTRLITTQAVRDKIGQGEVLQHFQTLTHGSLSISAVPAYNTTPGREMYHPKERKDNGYILSFGSFRIYVAGDTEDIPEMASLGPIDVAFLPMNQPYTMTPQQVASAARKIKPKILYPYHYSSTNPQELVPLLAQEKNIEIRIRNLP; the protein is encoded by the coding sequence ATGAATAAGAAACATACCCAGATTTTTTTTGCTATATCGTTGCTTTTATGTATCATAGGCGCGGGAGGTGTTTTTGCCATGGAAGGGGCAGGTACCCTGGAACGGGATGAATTTGCCACGCCGGTAGGAAAGGTACAGCTTATTTCTGTTGGACACGCCACCCTGGCGCTACAGGTGGGAAACCTCAAAATTCATATCGATCCCCAGACTCGATACACGGATTATTCGAAATGGGAAAAAGCGGACATTATCCTTATCACCCACGAACACGCTGACCATCTCGACATGAAGGCTATTCAGATGCTTTCTGGTCCTACCACTCGACTCATCACCACCCAGGCCGTACGGGATAAAATCGGACAGGGAGAGGTGCTCCAGCATTTTCAGACCCTTACCCATGGGTCCCTTTCGATTTCAGCGGTCCCCGCTTATAACACTACACCGGGAAGAGAAATGTATCACCCTAAAGAACGGAAGGACAATGGATACATTCTTTCCTTTGGTTCTTTCCGCATCTATGTAGCGGGAGATACGGAAGACATCCCTGAAATGGCATCCCTGGGCCCCATCGATGTGGCCTTCCTTCCCATGAATCAACCCTACACCATGACCCCCCAGCAAGTGGCTTCTGCGGCGAGAAAAATTAAGCCCAAAATACTGTATCCCTATCACTATTCCTCCACCAATCCTCAGGAACTGGTTCCTCTTTTAGCCCAGGAGAAAAATATCGAAATCCGAATTCGAAATTTGCCCTAA
- a CDS encoding carbohydrate ABC transporter permease, with the protein MKMKRMRRRDIELVQKIVTHFFIITIGMGMLYPVAWLISASFKETSIIFTAPSLFPKTITFQNYIEGWKGIGIVNFGTFFKNSFLISFLCVVANLVFCSLTAFAFGRLKFPGRDFWFALMMLTLMLPSHVTTIPRYVIFRTLGWVDTILPLVVPRLFATDAFFIFLLVQFVRTIPKDLDESAVIDGCGKFSIYLRIIMPLTVPALITTMLFTFLWTWDDFFNHLLYLNSPQKYTVPMGLRLFLDASGISSWGPMFAMSVLSLVPCFVLFFSLQKYFIQGITTTGLKG; encoded by the coding sequence ATGAAAATGAAAAGGATGAGACGACGGGACATTGAATTGGTACAGAAAATCGTCACCCACTTTTTTATTATCACCATTGGTATGGGGATGCTGTACCCCGTAGCGTGGCTTATTTCAGCATCCTTTAAAGAAACAAGTATTATTTTTACAGCCCCATCCCTCTTCCCTAAAACAATCACCTTTCAAAATTATATAGAAGGATGGAAAGGCATCGGCATTGTAAACTTTGGAACCTTTTTTAAAAATTCCTTTCTCATCAGTTTTCTCTGCGTTGTGGCAAATCTCGTCTTCTGTTCATTAACCGCCTTTGCCTTTGGGCGTCTTAAATTCCCTGGCCGGGATTTCTGGTTTGCCCTCATGATGCTCACCCTGATGCTTCCTTCCCATGTAACAACCATTCCCCGGTACGTTATCTTCCGCACCCTGGGATGGGTAGACACCATCTTACCCCTGGTGGTTCCTCGTCTTTTCGCAACCGATGCATTCTTTATTTTCCTTTTAGTACAGTTTGTGCGAACCATCCCCAAGGACCTCGATGAATCGGCAGTAATCGATGGGTGCGGGAAATTCAGTATTTACCTGAGGATTATTATGCCCCTTACGGTGCCTGCCCTTATCACCACCATGCTATTCACGTTCCTCTGGACCTGGGATGATTTCTTTAATCACCTTCTGTACCTTAATTCTCCTCAGAAATACACGGTTCCGATGGGGCTCCGACTCTTTCTCGATGCTTCTGGAATCTCTTCCTGGGGGCCCATGTTTGCCATGTCGGTATTATCTCTTGTCCCCTGCTTTGTGCTCTTCTTTTCCTTACAAAAATATTTTATCCAGGGGATTACCACCACAGGATTAAAGGGGTAA
- a CDS encoding sugar ABC transporter permease → MKHRSIHFFKDVFSSYTFLLPWLAGFFFLTLYPMGYSLYLSFTNFNVLQSPRWVGLRNYLIMFTGNAQFPRDERFLNSLWVTFRYVFLSVPLKLLFALAVAMLMNQKLRFIPFYRTLYYIPTLLGGSVAIAVLWRRIFSADGLVNLLLRTFFGVPNPPSWISDPRYALYTLVALAVWQFGSPMIIFLAGLKQIPQEYYEASSVDGAGKIRQFFAITLPGLSPIIFFNFVMQMISAFQVFTQAFIISGGSGGPLDSTMFYSLYLYLKGFAFAEMGYASAMAWFLLVIIAALTALAFKISGSLVTYGSGE, encoded by the coding sequence ATGAAACACCGTTCAATCCACTTCTTTAAAGATGTTTTCTCTTCCTATACTTTTCTTCTTCCCTGGCTAGCCGGTTTTTTCTTTCTAACGCTCTATCCCATGGGGTATTCGTTGTATTTATCATTTACTAATTTTAACGTGCTCCAGAGCCCTCGATGGGTAGGACTACGGAATTACCTCATCATGTTTACGGGGAATGCCCAATTTCCCCGGGATGAGCGGTTTTTGAATTCCCTGTGGGTAACTTTTCGTTATGTGTTTCTCTCGGTTCCCTTAAAGCTTCTTTTTGCGCTGGCAGTAGCCATGTTGATGAATCAGAAACTACGGTTTATTCCTTTTTACCGAACCTTGTATTACATTCCTACACTTCTCGGAGGCTCAGTAGCTATAGCGGTTTTGTGGCGACGGATTTTTTCTGCCGATGGGCTCGTAAACCTTCTCCTGCGCACTTTTTTTGGAGTACCCAACCCTCCGTCCTGGATCTCGGACCCCCGATATGCCCTGTATACCCTGGTAGCACTAGCGGTGTGGCAGTTTGGGTCCCCTATGATTATCTTCCTTGCGGGGCTTAAACAGATTCCCCAAGAATACTACGAGGCTTCCAGCGTCGATGGGGCAGGAAAGATTCGCCAGTTCTTCGCCATTACCCTTCCAGGGCTTTCCCCAATCATCTTTTTTAATTTTGTGATGCAGATGATTAGCGCCTTTCAGGTGTTTACGCAGGCCTTCATTATTTCCGGAGGAAGCGGGGGACCTTTGGATTCCACCATGTTCTATAGTTTGTACCTTTACCTTAAGGGTTTTGCCTTTGCAGAAATGGGGTACGCCTCCGCCATGGCATGGTTTCTTTTAGTTATTATTGCGGCCCTCACGGCCCTGGCATTTAAAATTTCAGGTTCCTTAGTAACCTATGGGAGCGGCGAATGA
- a CDS encoding glycoside hydrolase family 65, whose amino-acid sequence MGSAIDRKALVRRHCPSLHRYDPWAPLSIGNGEFAFTADVTGLQNFLPPPGAGIPLCTMAQWGWHSYPESEGLQEYQLRKQYFEIPCQPAAGQKRDRRSVGYMTDPTGQDPLFTSLRINPHRFNLARFSFVVRDTEGSPWRSLLMDDVGEPRQYGDLWEGIVYSSFTLKGNPVGIEGTVAPDADILAFRLCSPLLEKGLLGIQISFPYASHEESASDWKSPEKHETRLVQKSTPFGAYWSFVRILDATVYFVQVQASPGVSLTPRGASEPHAFWITADRPELEVAFWFLPHLVDDQKFWAAKLFTGEFRVLWHEISSRSQRYWESFWGQGGIVDFSDSTDPRAAELERRVVLSQYLTAIQCAGSLPPQETGLTCNSWYGKFHLEMHYWHAAHFIQWGRPELFERSFLWYKRILPRAKERAASQGYRGARWPKMTEPAGSDAPSPIGPLLCWQEPHPIMYGELLSRRQGLPAVLATYGELFWETAEFMADFLQWDEKLQRFCLGPPLIPVQECHDPRRVLNPTFEIEYWYWALQKAIEWYEGASSALSAPSPEYSLEKWKDVVKALAKPPSGIAQTSGLVVYFAHENCPETFPMVTKDHPSMLLALGMLPGRRIEAHIMVNTLEEVLKSWDFSSCWGWDFPALAMTAARLERRDDAVNILLMESPKNTYLPNGHNVQWKNEGAPGGMTRSSSSRRIATPGLTTSRKAGEKTETPSVWSGGLPVYLPGNGALLLAVGMMAAGWDGAPSHSAPGFPNDGRWHLRWEGLIPLPE is encoded by the coding sequence ATGGGTTCTGCCATTGATCGCAAAGCCCTGGTCCGGCGGCATTGTCCTTCCTTGCATCGGTATGATCCATGGGCCCCTCTTTCAATAGGGAATGGTGAGTTTGCCTTTACAGCGGATGTTACGGGGCTCCAGAATTTTTTACCTCCCCCTGGAGCAGGTATTCCTCTGTGTACGATGGCTCAGTGGGGCTGGCATAGCTATCCGGAAAGCGAAGGGCTTCAAGAATATCAATTAAGAAAACAGTACTTTGAAATTCCTTGCCAGCCGGCGGCGGGCCAGAAAAGGGATCGCCGTTCAGTAGGATACATGACGGACCCGACGGGACAAGACCCGCTTTTTACGAGCCTTCGGATTAATCCTCATCGATTTAATCTCGCGCGGTTTTCCTTTGTGGTTAGGGATACGGAGGGTTCCCCCTGGCGTTCCCTTTTGATGGATGATGTGGGGGAGCCCCGTCAATATGGAGATCTCTGGGAAGGTATAGTGTATAGTTCCTTTACTCTTAAAGGAAATCCTGTAGGGATAGAAGGGACAGTTGCTCCCGATGCGGATATCCTGGCCTTCCGGCTCTGTTCCCCTCTTTTAGAAAAGGGGTTGCTTGGTATCCAAATAAGTTTCCCCTATGCATCCCACGAAGAAAGCGCCTCTGACTGGAAAAGTCCCGAGAAACATGAGACCCGCCTAGTACAAAAGAGTACACCCTTCGGTGCCTATTGGTCCTTTGTTCGTATCCTGGATGCCACCGTCTATTTTGTTCAGGTTCAAGCAAGCCCTGGTGTTTCTCTTACTCCACGGGGGGCTTCAGAACCCCATGCTTTTTGGATTACCGCAGATAGGCCGGAACTAGAGGTGGCCTTCTGGTTCCTGCCACACCTGGTAGATGATCAGAAATTCTGGGCGGCGAAACTTTTTACCGGTGAGTTCCGGGTGCTTTGGCACGAAATTTCCTCCCGTTCTCAACGTTATTGGGAATCCTTTTGGGGCCAGGGAGGTATAGTCGATTTTTCCGACAGTACCGATCCTCGGGCGGCAGAATTAGAGCGGCGGGTGGTGCTTTCCCAGTATCTTACGGCTATTCAGTGCGCCGGGAGCCTCCCCCCTCAGGAGACGGGACTTACCTGTAATTCCTGGTATGGAAAATTTCACCTGGAAATGCATTACTGGCATGCTGCTCACTTTATCCAATGGGGACGGCCAGAACTTTTTGAACGGAGTTTCCTCTGGTACAAAAGAATTTTGCCCCGGGCCAAGGAACGAGCAGCGAGTCAGGGGTATCGGGGTGCTCGATGGCCCAAGATGACCGAGCCTGCTGGAAGCGATGCCCCTTCTCCCATTGGGCCACTGCTTTGCTGGCAGGAACCCCATCCTATCATGTATGGGGAGTTGCTTTCCCGGCGGCAAGGACTTCCGGCGGTCCTTGCCACATATGGGGAGCTTTTTTGGGAAACCGCCGAATTTATGGCCGATTTTCTTCAGTGGGATGAAAAGCTCCAGCGTTTCTGCCTTGGTCCGCCCCTGATCCCCGTCCAGGAGTGCCATGATCCCCGCAGGGTGTTGAATCCAACTTTTGAAATTGAATATTGGTACTGGGCTCTGCAAAAGGCGATAGAATGGTATGAAGGAGCGTCATCGGCCTTGTCAGCTCCTTCCCCAGAGTATAGCCTGGAAAAATGGAAGGATGTGGTAAAGGCTCTTGCAAAGCCCCCTAGTGGAATAGCACAGACCTCGGGTCTTGTGGTCTATTTTGCTCACGAAAATTGCCCCGAGACCTTCCCCATGGTAACCAAAGATCATCCTTCGATGCTTCTTGCCCTGGGTATGTTGCCGGGACGTCGTATCGAAGCTCACATCATGGTTAATACGTTGGAGGAAGTGCTGAAATCCTGGGACTTTTCTTCCTGTTGGGGGTGGGATTTCCCCGCTCTGGCTATGACGGCTGCCCGGCTGGAAAGAAGAGATGATGCGGTGAATATCCTCCTTATGGAGAGCCCCAAAAACACTTACCTCCCTAATGGCCATAATGTGCAGTGGAAAAATGAAGGAGCCCCGGGTGGAATGACTCGTTCCTCATCTTCCCGACGCATCGCCACCCCAGGGCTTACCACTTCTAGAAAGGCGGGAGAAAAAACAGAAACGCCGTCGGTATGGAGTGGTGGACTTCCTGTTTACTTACCGGGTAACGGCGCCCTTCTTCTTGCGGTGGGTATGATGGCGGCAGGCTGGGATGGGGCCCCTTCCCATTCGGCGCCAGGATTCCCCAACGATGGAAGGTGGCATCTTCGCTGGGAAGGGCTTATCCCCCTACCGGAATAG
- a CDS encoding type 1 glutamine amidotransferase, producing the protein MDIAIIKNTLREGPGLFESELAAYGLSYGVFDLDAGDPLPEQGTFRGLVVLGGPDSANDKTPKILNELQFIRETLSQGIPYIGVCLGLQLMVKALGGRVVRSSYKEVGFRGPDGDFFQVALTEAGRDVPLLRDFPAVFPVLQLHGEMVSFEEDFLLLGTGHWCYPQIVGYKTHAIGFQGHLEVTPDMFEYLIQEDEDLRALDKGALRKDYLCIQDEYLTVGRLLVANFIKLVTG; encoded by the coding sequence ATGGACATTGCAATTATTAAGAATACCCTCCGGGAGGGTCCAGGTTTATTTGAGTCGGAATTGGCAGCTTACGGGCTGTCATATGGTGTTTTTGATCTTGATGCGGGGGACCCCTTGCCAGAGCAAGGAACCTTTCGGGGCCTTGTGGTGTTAGGGGGACCGGATAGTGCCAATGACAAAACCCCCAAGATTCTGAATGAGTTGCAGTTTATCCGGGAAACCCTTTCTCAGGGCATCCCCTACATTGGGGTTTGTCTGGGCCTTCAGCTTATGGTGAAGGCCTTAGGAGGCAGGGTGGTGCGTTCTTCCTACAAAGAAGTAGGATTTCGGGGCCCCGATGGGGATTTCTTCCAGGTGGCCCTCACTGAAGCGGGCCGGGATGTCCCTCTATTACGAGATTTTCCTGCGGTTTTCCCCGTGCTGCAACTGCATGGTGAAATGGTCTCGTTTGAAGAAGATTTTCTTCTTCTGGGAACGGGGCACTGGTGTTATCCTCAGATTGTGGGATATAAAACCCATGCCATCGGTTTTCAAGGGCATCTTGAGGTAACCCCTGATATGTTTGAATATCTTATTCAAGAGGATGAGGACTTAAGAGCCCTGGATAAAGGGGCACTCAGAAAAGATTACCTCTGTATTCAAGATGAATACCTTACGGTAGGACGGCTCCTGGTGGCCAATTTTATTAAACTCGTTACAGGGTAA
- a CDS encoding sodium-translocating pyrophosphatase yields the protein MGDNVGDVAGLGADLLESYVGSLISVIVLTGYLYYTNMHTATPISFELTRLLITYPLFFAAVGILSCIMGILYLVLRKTGNHPHRELNRVTWTSAFLTILGTGFLTWFLFSNQNMTGLGFSLGSLSPWFAAVLGILSGIAIGFFAEYYTSFDYKPTQQISAASQEGPALTITSGMALGMRSVFIPVIILGLATIGATLLAGLYGVAMAAVGMLSFVATTVSVDTYGPIADNAGGISQMAKLDEDVRDITDHLDSVGNTTAAIGKGFAIGSAAFAALSLFASYLYTQAGPESTKGFQLILNMINAMTLAGAMVGAALPYLFSGILIDAVAKAARNMVQEIRRQFKENPRILTGEAKPNYRQCIEISSAGALSEMRKPALISVLTPIVTGFIFGPDFVGGLLIGTTLSAIMLALYTANAGGAWDNGKKYIEKGHHGGKGSDAHAAAVIGDTVGDPLKDTVGPSLDILIKIMAVVSLIMVNIFTDFNLMKLIQLFK from the coding sequence GTGGGGGATAATGTGGGAGATGTGGCCGGTTTAGGGGCGGATCTCCTGGAAAGCTACGTGGGGTCCCTTATTTCGGTTATTGTGCTTACCGGATATCTGTATTACACCAATATGCACACCGCCACCCCTATTTCTTTTGAACTTACCCGACTGCTTATTACCTATCCCCTCTTCTTTGCGGCGGTAGGTATTCTTTCTTGTATCATGGGGATTCTTTATTTGGTACTTCGGAAAACAGGGAATCATCCTCATCGGGAACTGAATCGGGTTACCTGGACTTCCGCTTTTCTTACCATACTAGGGACGGGGTTTCTCACCTGGTTTCTATTCTCAAACCAGAATATGACAGGTCTTGGATTTTCTTTGGGAAGCCTTTCCCCCTGGTTTGCGGCAGTGCTGGGAATCCTCAGTGGTATAGCGATAGGATTTTTTGCGGAATACTACACCAGTTTTGATTACAAACCTACTCAACAGATTTCTGCGGCCTCCCAGGAAGGGCCTGCCCTTACCATAACCAGTGGCATGGCCCTGGGAATGCGATCCGTTTTCATTCCCGTTATCATTCTTGGCCTGGCCACCATTGGGGCTACGCTCCTGGCAGGCCTTTACGGAGTAGCTATGGCCGCGGTAGGGATGCTCAGCTTCGTGGCAACGACCGTCTCGGTAGACACCTATGGGCCTATTGCGGACAACGCCGGTGGTATTAGCCAAATGGCAAAGCTAGACGAGGATGTGCGAGATATCACCGACCATCTGGACTCGGTAGGGAATACCACCGCGGCTATTGGAAAAGGTTTTGCTATTGGGTCTGCCGCTTTCGCAGCCCTTTCGCTCTTTGCTTCCTATTTGTATACCCAGGCAGGACCAGAAAGCACCAAGGGGTTCCAACTGATTCTCAATATGATTAATGCCATGACCCTCGCAGGGGCCATGGTAGGGGCCGCCCTTCCCTACCTCTTCTCTGGTATTTTGATCGATGCCGTTGCCAAAGCAGCCCGGAACATGGTTCAGGAAATTCGCCGCCAATTCAAGGAAAATCCCAGGATCCTTACCGGCGAAGCAAAGCCGAACTATCGGCAATGCATCGAAATTTCTTCCGCCGGCGCTTTGAGTGAAATGCGAAAACCCGCCCTTATCTCGGTCCTTACTCCGATTGTAACGGGCTTTATCTTTGGCCCCGATTTTGTAGGGGGGCTTCTGATTGGGACAACCCTTTCTGCAATCATGCTCGCCCTGTACACTGCGAATGCGGGGGGAGCCTGGGATAATGGGAAAAAGTACATCGAAAAGGGCCATCACGGAGGTAAAGGCTCGGATGCCCATGCGGCGGCCGTCATTGGGGACACCGTGGGCGACCCCCTCAAAGATACGGTAGGTCCATCCCTGGACATCCTTATCAAAATCATGGCCGTGGTAAGCCTTATCATGGTAAACATTTTTACAGACTTTAACCTCATGAAGCTTATCCAGCTTTTTAAATAA